In Sphingomonas sp. LR60, the following are encoded in one genomic region:
- the thrS gene encoding threonine--tRNA ligase — translation MLSITLPDGSVREVASGTTPADIAAAIGPGLAKAAIAARVDEGQGGELRDLSRPLTQDARLSLVTQKDEADALELARHDFAHVMAEAVQHLFPGTQITFGPATDDGFYYDFAPKDRPFTDEDLPAIEAEMRRIIAKNEPFTREVWSREQLIETWQKQGETFKAEWAAELPDGEELTIYRQGAWLDMCRGPHMPSTGRLDPNAFKLTRVSGAYWRGDQKNAMLSRVYGTGWLNKKQLDAHLTMLEEAAKRDHRKIGAEMDLFHLQSEAQGSVFWHPKGYILWRQMEAYMRRRLDAADYAEVKTPQLMDARQWEQSGHWGKYRENMFVVPDEIPNTEDEGAVISGDADMMALKPMNCPAHVLIFKQGIKSYRDLPIRMAEFGCCHRNEPHGALHGIMRVRQFTQDDAHIFVREDQLVEEVRKFCELLHSVYQDLGFTDYAVKLALRPEKRFGSDEMWDRSEQELREAVQASNLPQDIKDKFEELPGEGAFYAPKLEFHLTDAIGRTWQVGTIQSDRVLPDRLDASYVGEDGNRHRPVMLHRAILGTFERFIGILIEHHAGRFPLWLSPVQAVVATIVSDADDYAHEVAAKLRAAGIRVETDLRNEKINYKVREHSVAKVPNLLVVGKREAEEGKVALRRLGSQAQTFLTLEEAVQMLRDEARAPDLR, via the coding sequence ATGCTCTCGATCACGCTGCCCGACGGTTCGGTCCGCGAGGTCGCGTCCGGCACCACCCCCGCCGACATCGCTGCCGCGATCGGGCCGGGGCTCGCCAAGGCGGCGATCGCCGCGCGGGTGGATGAAGGCCAAGGGGGCGAGCTGCGCGACCTGTCGCGTCCGCTGACGCAGGATGCGCGGCTGTCGTTGGTGACGCAGAAGGACGAGGCGGATGCGCTGGAGCTGGCGCGCCACGACTTCGCGCATGTGATGGCCGAAGCGGTGCAGCATCTGTTCCCGGGCACGCAGATCACCTTCGGCCCGGCGACCGATGACGGCTTCTATTACGACTTCGCGCCGAAGGATCGCCCGTTCACCGACGAGGATCTGCCCGCGATCGAGGCCGAGATGCGGCGGATCATCGCGAAGAACGAGCCGTTCACGCGCGAAGTCTGGTCGCGCGAGCAGTTGATCGAGACGTGGCAGAAGCAGGGTGAGACGTTCAAGGCCGAATGGGCCGCCGAACTGCCAGACGGTGAGGAACTGACGATCTATCGTCAGGGCGCGTGGCTCGACATGTGTCGCGGGCCGCACATGCCGTCGACGGGGCGGCTCGATCCGAACGCCTTCAAGCTGACGCGCGTGTCGGGCGCGTATTGGCGCGGCGACCAGAAGAACGCGATGCTCAGCCGCGTCTATGGCACCGGCTGGCTCAACAAGAAGCAGCTCGACGCGCATCTGACGATGCTGGAGGAAGCCGCCAAGCGCGACCATCGCAAGATCGGCGCGGAGATGGACCTGTTCCACCTCCAGTCCGAGGCGCAAGGGTCGGTCTTCTGGCACCCCAAGGGCTATATCCTGTGGCGGCAGATGGAGGCGTATATGCGCCGCCGTCTGGATGCCGCCGATTATGCCGAGGTGAAGACGCCGCAGCTGATGGACGCACGCCAGTGGGAGCAGTCCGGCCACTGGGGCAAGTATCGCGAGAACATGTTCGTCGTCCCCGACGAAATCCCCAATACCGAGGATGAGGGCGCGGTCATTTCGGGTGATGCCGACATGATGGCGCTGAAGCCGATGAATTGTCCGGCGCACGTGCTGATCTTCAAGCAGGGGATCAAATCGTATCGCGATCTGCCGATCCGCATGGCGGAGTTCGGCTGCTGTCACCGCAACGAGCCGCATGGCGCACTGCATGGCATCATGCGCGTCCGCCAGTTCACGCAGGACGACGCGCATATCTTCGTGCGCGAGGACCAGTTGGTCGAGGAGGTGCGTAAGTTCTGCGAACTGCTCCACTCGGTCTATCAGGATCTCGGCTTCACCGATTATGCGGTGAAGCTGGCGCTGCGCCCCGAGAAGCGCTTCGGCTCGGACGAAATGTGGGACCGCTCCGAGCAGGAATTGCGCGAGGCGGTGCAGGCGTCGAACCTGCCGCAGGACATCAAGGACAAGTTCGAGGAGCTGCCGGGCGAAGGCGCTTTCTACGCGCCGAAGCTGGAGTTCCATTTGACCGATGCGATCGGGCGGACGTGGCAGGTCGGCACGATCCAGTCCGATCGCGTGCTGCCCGACCGGCTCGACGCGAGCTACGTGGGCGAGGACGGCAACCGGCATCGCCCGGTGATGCTCCACCGCGCGATCCTCGGCACGTTCGAGCGGTTCATCGGCATCCTGATCGAGCATCACGCCGGCCGGTTCCCGCTGTGGCTCAGCCCGGTGCAGGCGGTGGTGGCGACGATCGTGTCGGACGCCGACGATTATGCGCATGAGGTGGCCGCGAAGCTGCGCGCGGCGGGCATCCGCGTCGAAACCGACCTGCGCAACGAGAAGATCAACTACAAGGTCCGCGAGCACTCGGTCGCCAAGGTCCCGAACCTGCTGGTGGTCGGCAAGCGCGAGGCCGAGGAAGGCAAGGTCGCGCTGCGGCGGCTCGGCAGCCAGGCGCAGACGTTCCTGACGCTGGAGGAGGCGGTGCAGATGTTGCGCGACGAGGCACGGGCGCCCGATCTGCGCTGA
- a CDS encoding LD-carboxypeptidase: protein MRIGVLAASSVANPDVIAPVSAFAAVAYPEIDLVFHPQCYAHDGHFAGSDAVRAAAFLEYANDPAFDAIWFLRGGYGSNRLLATIMPHLGAAARTKTYLGYSDVGFLLGALYARRIGRAVHGPMASDIRRHGGDATVARALGWLARGDRAGLEPGLDGRPAAAFNLSILAALVGTPYLPDLADHVLIVEEVSEPMYAIDRMLFTLGNATQLRSIAGVRLGAVTAVQPNEPEWSEPLDEMMTRWCRDLGVPYLGRAEIGHTQANHVVPFGVT, encoded by the coding sequence ATGCGGATCGGAGTGCTGGCGGCGAGCAGCGTCGCCAACCCGGACGTGATCGCGCCGGTGTCCGCGTTCGCAGCGGTCGCCTACCCCGAAATCGACCTCGTCTTTCATCCGCAATGCTATGCGCATGACGGGCATTTTGCCGGGTCCGACGCGGTACGCGCGGCGGCGTTCCTCGAATACGCCAACGATCCTGCGTTCGATGCGATCTGGTTCCTGCGCGGCGGTTATGGGTCGAACCGGTTGCTGGCGACGATCATGCCGCACCTCGGGGCGGCGGCGCGGACCAAGACCTATCTCGGTTATTCCGACGTCGGGTTCCTGCTGGGAGCGCTCTATGCGCGGCGGATCGGGCGTGCGGTGCATGGGCCGATGGCGAGCGATATCCGACGGCATGGCGGCGATGCGACGGTGGCGCGGGCGCTGGGTTGGTTGGCACGCGGCGATCGCGCGGGGCTGGAGCCGGGGCTCGACGGACGTCCGGCCGCGGCCTTCAACCTGTCGATCCTCGCCGCACTGGTCGGGACGCCCTACCTCCCCGACCTTGCCGACCATGTGCTGATCGTCGAGGAAGTGTCGGAGCCGATGTATGCGATCGACCGAATGCTGTTCACGCTCGGCAACGCCACGCAATTGCGCAGCATCGCAGGCGTCCGGCTGGGCGCGGTGACCGCGGTGCAGCCCAATGAGCCCGAATGGAGCGAACCGCTCGACGAGATGATGACGCGCTGGTGCCGCGATCTGGGCGTGCCGTATCTCGGGCGCGCAGAGATCGGGCATACGCAGGCGAACCATGTGGTGCCGTTCGGGGTGACGTGA
- a CDS encoding zinc-binding dehydrogenase — protein sequence MSDTKGLELRSVVDADGSLTLRLEEVTYPTPGDDEVLVRVEAAPINPSDLGLLLGPADVTTLEEVGTPDAPALRFQVPDGRVKGLRARVGQSLPVGNEGAGTVVAAGAQGQELVGRKVGMIGGAMFAQYRLAKLREVVPLPEGASAADGAAMFVNPLTSLAFVEAMRAEGHKAIVHTAAASNLGQMLQKICLADGVPLVNIVRKPEQAEILRAIGATYVLNSQDEDFRAKLADACAETGATIAFDAIGGGSLGSDILQAMEQAASRNAGEYSRYGSDTFKQLYIYGALDTGPTTLNRLAFGFQWSVSGFLLFPWLKKAGAETAQRMRQRIADELTTTFASNYTATIGLKEALNPDVLRAYERKATGEKYLIDPTR from the coding sequence TTGAGCGACACCAAGGGTTTGGAACTGCGATCGGTGGTCGACGCCGATGGCTCGCTGACACTGAGGCTAGAAGAGGTCACGTATCCGACGCCCGGCGACGACGAGGTGCTGGTGCGCGTCGAGGCCGCGCCGATCAATCCTTCCGACCTCGGGCTGTTGCTGGGACCGGCCGATGTGACGACGCTGGAAGAGGTCGGCACGCCTGACGCGCCGGCGTTGCGCTTCCAGGTTCCGGACGGGCGAGTGAAGGGGCTGCGTGCGCGGGTCGGCCAGTCGCTGCCGGTGGGCAACGAAGGCGCAGGAACGGTGGTCGCCGCGGGTGCGCAGGGGCAGGAACTGGTCGGCCGCAAGGTCGGGATGATCGGCGGCGCGATGTTCGCTCAATACCGGCTCGCCAAGCTGCGCGAGGTGGTGCCGCTGCCCGAGGGTGCCAGCGCGGCGGACGGCGCGGCGATGTTCGTCAACCCGCTGACTTCGCTCGCGTTCGTCGAGGCGATGCGCGCAGAGGGGCATAAGGCGATCGTCCATACCGCCGCGGCATCGAACCTCGGGCAGATGCTCCAGAAGATCTGCCTCGCCGATGGCGTGCCGCTGGTGAACATCGTTCGCAAGCCCGAGCAGGCGGAGATCCTGCGCGCGATCGGCGCGACCTACGTCCTGAACAGCCAGGACGAGGATTTCCGCGCGAAGCTGGCGGATGCGTGCGCCGAGACGGGCGCGACGATCGCCTTCGACGCGATCGGCGGCGGGTCGCTGGGAAGCGATATCCTGCAGGCGATGGAGCAGGCCGCGAGCCGCAATGCGGGCGAGTACAGCCGCTATGGCTCGGATACGTTCAAGCAGCTGTATATCTACGGTGCGCTCGATACCGGACCGACGACGCTCAACCGGCTGGCGTTCGGGTTCCAGTGGAGCGTGTCGGGCTTCCTGCTGTTCCCGTGGCTGAAGAAAGCGGGGGCGGAAACGGCGCAGCGGATGCGGCAGCGGATCGCCGACGAGCTGACCACGACCTTCGCCAGCAACTACACCGCGACCATCGGACTGAAGGAAGCGCTGAACCCGGACGTGCTGCGCGCCTACGAGCGCAAGGCAACGGGGGAGAAGTATCTGATCGACCCGACGCGATAG
- a CDS encoding VOC family protein codes for MKYLHTMIRVSDPGKTIAFFEVLGLKEVRRLDNEAGRFTLIFLATPEDMNAPGERANAEVELTHNWDPEEYAGGRNFGHLAYRVEDIYETCQRMLDHGYVVHRPPRDGHMAFVKTPDGISIELLQNGRLEPAEPWASMPNTGTW; via the coding sequence TTGAAATATCTGCACACGATGATCCGGGTCAGCGATCCCGGCAAGACGATCGCCTTCTTCGAGGTGCTCGGGCTCAAGGAAGTCCGCCGCCTCGACAATGAGGCGGGGCGCTTCACGCTGATCTTTCTTGCCACGCCCGAGGACATGAACGCGCCCGGCGAACGCGCCAACGCCGAGGTCGAGCTGACCCACAATTGGGACCCGGAGGAATATGCCGGCGGCCGCAACTTCGGCCATCTCGCCTACCGCGTCGAAGATATCTACGAGACCTGTCAGCGGATGCTCGATCACGGCTACGTCGTCCACCGCCCGCCGCGCGACGGGCACATGGCGTTCGTAAAGACGCCCGACGGCATCTCGATCGAGCTGCTGCAGAACGGCAGGCTCGAACCCGCCGAGCCATGGGCGTCGATGCCCAACACCGGGACGTGGTGA
- a CDS encoding NAD(P)/FAD-dependent oxidoreductase: protein METFDAIVLGAGGAGLMAAAVAGQRGRRVVVLDHAEAPGKKILISGGGRCNFTNLHTAPDRYLSANPHFAKSALGRYTARDFLDMVERHGIAWHEKTLGQLFCDGSARAIVDMLLGECELGGVTIRLGHSLGEIGHADGRFTVAHGDRSYTAPALVIATGGPSIPKMGATGIAYDIARRFGLKVVEPRPALVPLTLPGDEALFRALSGVATPVVARAGKAAFAEAALFTHRGLSGPAILQASSYWRHGEAVAIDFRPDAAPGWLTGAKRTRPRGTLAQVLDLPSRLADVLAERLGVGELGATTDRALAEAERRLSDWHFHPDGTEGFAKAEVTVGGIATDALSSKTMEGRKVPGLYAIGEAVDVTGWLGGYNFQWAWASGWAAGQAI, encoded by the coding sequence ATGGAAACATTCGACGCGATCGTGCTGGGCGCGGGCGGGGCAGGGTTGATGGCGGCGGCGGTCGCCGGGCAGCGCGGCCGGCGCGTCGTCGTACTCGATCATGCCGAGGCGCCGGGCAAGAAGATCCTGATCTCCGGTGGCGGCCGCTGCAACTTCACCAACCTGCACACCGCGCCCGACCGCTACCTCTCCGCCAACCCGCATTTCGCCAAGTCCGCGCTCGGCCGCTACACCGCGCGCGACTTTCTCGACATGGTCGAACGCCACGGCATCGCCTGGCACGAAAAGACGCTCGGACAATTGTTCTGCGACGGCTCGGCGCGCGCGATCGTCGACATGCTGCTTGGTGAGTGCGAGCTGGGCGGCGTCACGATCCGCCTGGGGCATTCGCTCGGCGAGATCGGCCACGCCGATGGCCGCTTCACCGTCGCGCACGGCGACCGCAGCTATACCGCCCCGGCGCTGGTGATCGCGACGGGCGGGCCGTCGATCCCCAAGATGGGCGCCACCGGCATCGCCTATGACATCGCGCGTCGCTTCGGCCTCAAGGTCGTCGAGCCGCGCCCGGCGCTGGTCCCCTTGACCTTGCCCGGCGACGAAGCGCTCTTCCGCGCCCTCTCAGGGGTCGCTACGCCGGTCGTCGCCCGCGCCGGTAAGGCCGCTTTTGCCGAAGCCGCGCTCTTTACCCATCGCGGCCTGTCCGGCCCCGCGATCCTGCAAGCGTCGAGCTACTGGCGGCACGGCGAAGCGGTCGCGATCGACTTCCGCCCCGACGCTGCCCCCGGCTGGCTGACCGGCGCCAAGCGCACGCGACCGCGGGGCACGCTCGCGCAGGTCCTCGATTTGCCGTCACGGCTCGCCGACGTGCTCGCCGAGCGGCTCGGCGTCGGCGAACTCGGCGCGACGACCGACCGCGCGCTGGCGGAGGCCGAGCGCCGCCTGTCCGATTGGCACTTCCATCCCGATGGCACCGAAGGCTTTGCCAAGGCCGAGGTGACGGTCGGCGGCATCGCGACCGATGCTTTGTCCTCGAAGACGATGGAGGGGCGCAAGGTGCCCGGCCTGTACGCGATCGGCGAGGCGGTCGACGTCACCGGCTGGCTTGGCGGCTATAACTTCCAATGGGCATGGGCGAGCGGTTGGGCTGCCGGGCAGGCGATTTAG
- a CDS encoding cystathionine gamma-synthase family protein has protein sequence MTKPTEDDLTGVETRRSPKAQIDSIGGRKLKPATLMMGHGYDPALSEGALKPPVFLTSTFVFPNAAAGKRHFEGVTGKRPGGAEGLVYSRFNGPNQEILEDRLGIWEGAEDALTFSSGMSAIATLFLSLVRPGDTIVHSGPLYAATETLIARVLGRFGVNWLDFPAGATREEIDAVMKKANDAGRVALIYLESPANPTNALVDVEAVRASRDAIFADAEELPPIAIDNTFLGPLWSQPLQHGADAVVYSLTKYAGGHSDLVAGAVLGAKPLINTIRAMRNTIGTICDPNTAWMLMRSLETLELRMSRAGENAAKVCAFLRDQEKVELVGYLGFLAEAEGRQADIYRRHCTGGGSTFSLYLKGGEPEAFRFLDALKIAKLAVSLGGTETLASHPAGMTHLSVADERKQALGITDNLVRISIGVEDADDLVADMEQALAAI, from the coding sequence ATGACCAAGCCGACCGAAGACGATCTGACCGGCGTCGAGACGCGCCGGTCGCCCAAGGCTCAGATCGATTCGATCGGCGGGCGCAAGCTCAAGCCGGCGACGCTGATGATGGGTCACGGTTACGACCCGGCGCTGTCGGAAGGCGCGCTCAAGCCGCCGGTCTTCCTCACCTCGACCTTCGTCTTCCCCAACGCCGCGGCGGGCAAGCGCCATTTCGAGGGCGTCACCGGCAAGCGGCCCGGTGGTGCGGAGGGGCTGGTCTATTCGCGCTTCAACGGCCCCAATCAGGAAATCCTCGAAGACCGGCTCGGCATCTGGGAGGGCGCGGAGGATGCGCTGACCTTCTCCAGCGGCATGTCGGCGATCGCGACCTTGTTCCTGTCGCTGGTGCGACCGGGTGACACGATCGTCCACTCCGGCCCGCTCTATGCCGCGACCGAAACGCTGATCGCACGCGTGCTGGGTCGCTTCGGGGTCAATTGGCTCGACTTTCCGGCGGGCGCGACCCGCGAGGAGATCGACGCGGTCATGAAGAAGGCCAACGACGCCGGTCGTGTGGCGTTGATCTATCTCGAGAGCCCAGCCAACCCGACCAACGCGCTGGTCGACGTCGAGGCGGTACGCGCCAGTCGAGACGCCATCTTCGCCGATGCCGAGGAACTGCCGCCGATCGCGATCGACAACACCTTCCTCGGCCCACTCTGGTCGCAGCCGCTCCAGCATGGTGCCGATGCGGTGGTCTACAGCCTCACCAAATACGCCGGCGGCCATTCCGATCTGGTCGCGGGCGCGGTGCTGGGGGCCAAGCCGCTCATCAACACGATCCGCGCGATGCGCAACACGATCGGGACGATCTGCGACCCGAATACCGCGTGGATGCTGATGCGCAGCCTCGAAACGCTGGAATTGCGGATGAGCCGCGCTGGCGAGAATGCCGCCAAGGTCTGTGCCTTCCTGCGCGATCAGGAGAAGGTCGAACTTGTCGGCTATCTCGGCTTCCTCGCCGAGGCGGAGGGCCGACAGGCCGACATCTACCGCCGCCACTGCACGGGCGGGGGCTCGACCTTCTCGCTCTACCTGAAGGGCGGCGAGCCCGAGGCATTCCGCTTCCTCGACGCGCTGAAGATCGCCAAGCTCGCGGTCAGCCTCGGCGGCACCGAGACGCTCGCCAGCCACCCGGCGGGCATGACGCACCTGTCGGTCGCGGACGAGCGCAAGCAGGCGCTCGGCATCACCGACAATCTCGTCCGCATCTCGATCGGCGTCGAGGACGCCGACGATCTGGTCGCCGACATGGAACAGGCGCTGGCGGCGATCTAG
- a CDS encoding retropepsin-like aspartic protease family protein yields MPVEISANPHFYLLLGALFVAALVARRIPILRTLVSLALWVGAGLLLYATIAERGRFDPWLGRAAAALDMDDQKVAGEETRIRMSRDGHFYVRAQIGGAERRLLVDSGATITALSPATAAAAGVEVKPAVFPVLLKTANGTIRADTGEVRELRFGNVIARDLAVVVSPAFGDVDVLGMNFLSRLKSWRVEGRTLILTPHHPQETPAKA; encoded by the coding sequence ATGCCCGTCGAGATTTCGGCCAACCCGCATTTCTATTTGCTGCTCGGCGCGCTGTTCGTCGCTGCACTGGTGGCGCGACGCATTCCGATCCTGCGCACCCTGGTCAGCCTCGCATTGTGGGTCGGGGCCGGGCTGCTGCTCTACGCGACGATCGCCGAGCGCGGTCGCTTCGACCCGTGGCTCGGCCGTGCGGCGGCGGCGCTCGACATGGACGATCAGAAGGTCGCGGGCGAGGAAACGCGCATCCGCATGAGCCGCGATGGCCATTTCTACGTCCGCGCGCAGATCGGCGGGGCCGAGCGTCGCTTGCTGGTCGACAGCGGTGCGACGATCACCGCGCTGTCCCCGGCGACCGCCGCGGCGGCCGGGGTCGAGGTTAAGCCCGCCGTCTTCCCGGTGCTGCTGAAGACCGCCAACGGCACGATCCGCGCCGACACCGGCGAGGTGCGCGAGTTGCGCTTCGGCAACGTCATTGCGCGCGATCTTGCAGTGGTGGTGTCGCCTGCATTCGGTGATGTCGACGTGCTGGGGATGAACTTCCTGTCGCGGCTCAAAAGCTGGCGGGTCGAGGGCCGCACGCTGATCCTCACCCCGCATCATCCGCAGGAGACGCCCGCGAAGGCGTGA
- a CDS encoding helix-turn-helix transcriptional regulator: protein MTNHLRALRAERGWSQQELATRLDVSRQSVIAIENGRYDPSLPLAFRIAETFGKRIEEVFVSPSAS from the coding sequence ATGACCAATCACCTGCGCGCATTGCGCGCCGAGCGCGGCTGGAGCCAGCAGGAACTCGCCACGCGGCTGGACGTCAGCCGTCAAAGCGTGATCGCGATCGAGAACGGGCGCTACGATCCGTCGCTGCCGCTCGCCTTCCGCATTGCCGAGACCTTCGGCAAGCGCATCGAAGAGGTGTTCGTCAGCCCCTCGGCAAGCTGA
- a CDS encoding alpha/beta hydrolase, with product MSIVTTQPPRPRLVYHHTQGTSPTIVFLPGYASDMTGSKAVALEEWAKAQGRAYLRFDYGGCGASEGKFEDQSLADWRDDALAMIDHVDGPVVLVGSSMGGWIALLAALARPERVAALVGIAPAPDFTDWGFSQDEKMYLLQHGRLERPNPYGPEPTVYTRRFWQSGEANRLMGGTIAFDGPMRLLQGQQDPDVPWHRTCRLAELIRSPHVQTWLVKDGDHRLSREDDIALLIRAVEDVVP from the coding sequence ATGAGCATCGTCACAACGCAACCGCCGCGCCCGCGGCTCGTGTATCACCACACGCAAGGCACGTCGCCGACGATCGTCTTCCTGCCCGGCTATGCCTCCGATATGACCGGCAGCAAGGCGGTCGCGCTCGAGGAATGGGCCAAGGCGCAGGGCCGGGCCTATCTGCGCTTCGACTATGGCGGTTGCGGCGCCAGCGAGGGCAAGTTCGAGGATCAGTCGCTGGCCGACTGGCGCGACGACGCGCTTGCGATGATCGATCATGTCGATGGCCCGGTCGTGCTGGTCGGCTCGTCGATGGGCGGGTGGATCGCCTTGCTCGCCGCGCTTGCCCGGCCGGAGCGGGTCGCGGCGCTGGTCGGCATCGCCCCCGCGCCGGACTTCACCGACTGGGGCTTCTCGCAGGACGAGAAGATGTACCTGCTCCAGCACGGCCGTCTGGAGCGTCCGAACCCTTATGGCCCCGAGCCGACCGTCTATACGCGCCGCTTCTGGCAATCCGGTGAGGCCAACCGCCTGATGGGCGGGACGATCGCCTTCGACGGCCCGATGCGGCTGCTGCAAGGTCAGCAGGATCCCGACGTGCCGTGGCATCGCACCTGCCGGCTTGCCGAACTGATCCGCTCGCCGCACGTTCAGACGTGGTTGGTCAAGGACGGCGACCACCGGCTCTCGCGCGAGGACGATATCGCGTTGCTGATCCGCGCCGTCGAGGACGTGGTGCCCTGA
- a CDS encoding glutamate ligase domain-containing protein: protein MHDGNLSGQRFFLVGIGGSGMMPLAMILRGRGAIVAGSDRGLDQGRVPAKFDGLRTLGVELFAQDGGGVTAPEQIVVASAAVEDTVADIVAASRLGCRRLSRADLNAALFNAAAQPIGVAGTSGKSTVTGMIATILDAAGRDPTVMNGAVMKDFASPDRPFASALVGQGDSYVSEVDESDGSIALYRPQVAVLNNVSLDHKSLDELNRLFGDFIGHARTAVVNADNMDAARLAMALPPARVTRFSLVDRSADLFATDMVAEPFAIRFTLVHDGRQAPVALKVPGRHNVSNALGAIGATLAAGLLLEQAVAGIERFTGLRRRFDLVGEANGVAVIDDFGHNPDKIAATLDTLHAFPGRVIALFQPHGYGPLKVMRAELAAMFATHLRADDLLVLPDPVYQGGTVSREVTSADVVHDVTIAGGNALHIPDRAAAAAHCVAQARPGDRIVVMGARDDTLSLLAGEMVQMLGVKHA from the coding sequence ATGCATGACGGCAACCTATCGGGCCAGCGCTTCTTTCTGGTCGGGATCGGCGGATCGGGAATGATGCCGCTGGCGATGATCCTCCGCGGGCGCGGCGCGATCGTCGCGGGCAGCGACCGGGGCCTCGACCAGGGGCGTGTGCCCGCCAAGTTCGACGGACTGCGCACGCTGGGTGTCGAGCTGTTCGCGCAGGACGGCGGCGGCGTGACCGCTCCCGAGCAGATCGTGGTGGCGTCCGCCGCGGTCGAGGACACCGTCGCCGACATCGTCGCCGCGAGCCGGCTCGGTTGCCGTCGTCTGTCGCGTGCCGATCTCAACGCCGCGCTGTTCAACGCCGCCGCGCAGCCGATCGGCGTCGCGGGAACCAGCGGCAAGTCGACGGTCACGGGCATGATCGCGACGATCCTCGACGCCGCCGGACGCGATCCGACCGTGATGAACGGCGCGGTGATGAAGGATTTCGCCAGCCCCGACCGCCCGTTCGCCAGCGCGCTGGTCGGGCAGGGCGATTCCTATGTTAGCGAGGTAGACGAAAGCGACGGCTCGATCGCGCTCTATCGCCCGCAGGTCGCGGTGCTCAACAACGTTAGCCTCGATCACAAGTCGCTCGACGAGCTGAACCGCCTGTTCGGCGATTTCATCGGCCATGCGCGCACCGCAGTGGTCAACGCCGACAATATGGACGCCGCTCGGCTGGCGATGGCGTTGCCCCCGGCGCGCGTGACGCGCTTCTCGCTGGTCGATCGAAGCGCCGACCTGTTCGCAACAGACATGGTCGCCGAGCCGTTCGCGATCCGCTTCACGCTGGTTCACGACGGCCGACAAGCACCCGTGGCGCTCAAGGTGCCCGGCCGCCACAACGTGTCCAACGCTTTGGGTGCGATCGGCGCGACGCTCGCCGCCGGTCTCTTGCTCGAACAAGCGGTGGCGGGCATCGAGCGCTTCACCGGCCTGCGCCGCCGTTTCGATCTGGTCGGCGAGGCGAACGGCGTCGCAGTGATCGACGATTTCGGCCACAACCCGGACAAGATCGCCGCGACGCTCGACACGCTCCACGCCTTCCCCGGCCGGGTGATCGCTTTGTTTCAGCCGCACGGCTACGGCCCGCTCAAGGTGATGCGCGCCGAACTCGCCGCGATGTTCGCGACACACCTGCGCGCCGACGACCTGCTCGTGCTGCCCGACCCCGTCTATCAGGGCGGCACCGTCTCGCGCGAGGTGACCAGCGCCGATGTCGTCCATGACGTGACGATTGCCGGGGGAAACGCGCTCCACATCCCCGATCGCGCCGCGGCGGCGGCGCATTGCGTCGCGCAGGCGCGCCCCGGCGACCGCATCGTCGTCATGGGCGCACGCGACGACACCTTGTCCCTGCTCGCCGGCGAGATGGTGCAGATGCTCGGTGTAAAGCACGCTTGA
- the gloB gene encoding hydroxyacylglutathione hydrolase, translated as MLEIVRVPVLSDNYAWLLNDGTHTVALDPGEAQPVLDAAAARGWTIGAVWLTHWHADHVGGAAAIKQATGAPVIGPEAERARIEALDDGVGQGDTVMLGDRRAEVWHVPGHTAGNIAFHFADDAVIFTGDTLFAMGCGRLFEGTPAEMFANMQRYATLDDATRVYCGHEYTQSNGRFALTVEPDNQALVQRMQQVDRLRAAGEATIPTTIGLERATNPFLRAPDVATFTERRLRKDQS; from the coding sequence ATGCTAGAGATCGTCCGCGTCCCCGTGCTCAGCGACAATTATGCGTGGCTGCTCAACGACGGGACGCATACCGTGGCGCTCGACCCGGGTGAGGCGCAGCCGGTGCTCGACGCAGCGGCGGCGCGCGGCTGGACGATCGGCGCGGTGTGGCTGACGCATTGGCACGCCGATCACGTCGGCGGCGCGGCGGCGATCAAGCAGGCGACCGGCGCACCGGTCATTGGCCCGGAAGCCGAGCGCGCCAGGATCGAAGCGCTGGACGATGGTGTGGGGCAGGGCGATACCGTCATGCTCGGCGATCGTCGCGCCGAGGTGTGGCACGTGCCCGGCCACACCGCCGGCAACATCGCCTTCCACTTCGCGGACGACGCCGTGATCTTCACCGGCGATACCTTGTTCGCGATGGGCTGCGGCCGGCTCTTCGAGGGCACGCCGGCCGAGATGTTCGCGAACATGCAGCGCTACGCCACACTCGACGATGCGACCCGCGTTTATTGCGGGCACGAATATACGCAATCGAACGGTCGCTTCGCGCTGACGGTCGAGCCTGACAATCAGGCGCTCGTGCAGCGGATGCAGCAGGTCGACCGGCTCCGTGCAGCGGGCGAAGCAACGATCCCGACCACGATCGGTCTCGAACGTGCGACCAATCCGTTCCTGCGCGCGCCCGACGTCGCGACGTTCACGGAACGCCGCTTGCGCAAGGATCAGAGCTGA